The following proteins are encoded in a genomic region of Prochlorothrix hollandica PCC 9006 = CALU 1027:
- a CDS encoding ArnT family glycosyltransferase, which yields MLRSSHDRSWILGLTLAALLLYCLNLGNLPLRDWDEGTYAQVAREIYRAGRWGWVHPTLWGEPDFTKPPLVHSLMALAYHWGGIHAWTSRLPGALFGAAAVPLLYGVGAALFPTRLPVRFGCLVYLTLMPVVRHGRLAMLDGAVVFFWLLLLLCLLRSRRHPPWALGVGLGFGLIVLTKGILGILLLGLALVFVLWDSPYGLRSPYLWGGIALGFLPAATWYGLQWQHYGQTFVEVALFNQNVDRIWETVENNDGPPWYYVVELLKYSWPWLLFLPWGLGRTWGDRHLSWAKLLLVWAGGYLATISVMGTKLPWYIFPLYPALALIIGVSLAHTWQSLGGSGGQPYTPQPVPQPWLWGLGILAGGAVAGMVYFSPGGGEPAPGLLLACGLISGSAGVSVVLARRGNGLFLPVLLWSWYLGLLLFVSSQHWVWELAEDYPVQPVAALVQQHTPPGAIVYTSHPHERPSLNFYSDRRVRSRPFEMLQNPPLANPGDPPVYWLVASPLLSQLSRPPAILGTTADWTLIQLQPPDSQP from the coding sequence ATGTTGCGCAGTTCCCACGATCGGTCCTGGATCCTGGGCCTAACCTTAGCGGCCCTCCTGCTGTACTGCCTGAATCTGGGGAATCTGCCCCTACGGGACTGGGACGAGGGCACCTATGCCCAGGTCGCGCGGGAAATTTACCGGGCTGGCCGATGGGGCTGGGTCCATCCCACCCTTTGGGGCGAACCCGACTTTACTAAACCACCCCTCGTCCACAGCCTCATGGCCTTGGCCTACCACTGGGGCGGCATCCACGCCTGGACCAGTCGCTTGCCGGGAGCCTTGTTTGGCGCGGCGGCGGTGCCCCTGCTCTATGGGGTGGGGGCGGCCCTGTTTCCCACCCGGTTACCCGTGCGTTTTGGCTGCTTGGTCTACCTGACCCTGATGCCCGTGGTGCGCCATGGTCGCCTTGCCATGTTGGATGGGGCGGTGGTGTTTTTCTGGTTGCTGTTGCTGCTGTGTTTGCTGCGATCGCGCCGCCATCCCCCCTGGGCCTTGGGGGTGGGTCTGGGGTTTGGTCTGATAGTTCTAACCAAAGGGATCTTGGGGATCCTGCTCCTGGGGTTGGCCCTCGTCTTTGTGCTGTGGGATAGCCCCTATGGACTGCGATCGCCCTATCTCTGGGGTGGTATCGCGTTGGGGTTTCTCCCCGCCGCCACCTGGTATGGTCTCCAATGGCAACACTATGGCCAGACCTTTGTGGAGGTGGCCCTGTTCAACCAAAACGTCGATCGCATTTGGGAGACCGTCGAAAACAACGATGGTCCCCCCTGGTATTACGTCGTGGAGTTGCTCAAATATAGTTGGCCCTGGCTGCTGTTTTTGCCCTGGGGCTTGGGGCGAACCTGGGGCGATCGCCACCTCAGTTGGGCTAAATTGCTCCTGGTGTGGGCCGGGGGCTACCTGGCGACCATCTCCGTTATGGGTACCAAACTGCCCTGGTACATCTTTCCCCTCTACCCCGCCCTGGCCCTAATCATCGGGGTTAGCCTCGCCCACACCTGGCAATCCCTAGGCGGCTCCGGGGGCCAACCCTACACCCCCCAACCCGTGCCCCAACCTTGGCTCTGGGGACTGGGGATTCTAGCGGGGGGAGCCGTGGCTGGCATGGTCTACTTTTCCCCTGGCGGTGGGGAACCCGCACCGGGACTGCTGTTGGCCTGTGGCCTGATTAGTGGCAGTGCTGGGGTCAGCGTGGTCTTGGCACGGCGGGGCAATGGGCTGTTTCTGCCGGTGTTGCTGTGGAGTTGGTACCTGGGGCTATTGCTGTTTGTCAGTTCCCAGCATTGGGTCTGGGAGTTGGCGGAAGATTACCCCGTGCAACCCGTCGCCGCCTTGGTGCAACAGCACACCCCCCCAGGGGCGATCGTCTACACGTCCCATCCCCATGAACGCCCCTCGTTGAATTTTTATAGCGATCGTCGCGTCCGATCCCGCCCCTTTGAGATGCTCCAAAACCCGCCCCTTGCCAACCCCGGCGATCCGCCCGTTTATTGGCTGGTGGCCAGTCCCCTGCTGTCCCAACTCTCCCGCCCCCCTGCCATTCTCGGTACCACGGCGGATTGGACCTTAATCCAACTCCAGCCCCCCGATTCCCAGCCCTAG
- a CDS encoding thioredoxin, with translation MPTLLVTHSRGNHGGIAPTKIGESAQVK, from the coding sequence GTGCCGACCCTCTTGGTGACCCACAGCCGGGGCAACCACGGGGGGATTGCCCCTACCAAAATCGGGGAATCTGCCCAGGTGAAATAG